One stretch of Gammaproteobacteria bacterium DNA includes these proteins:
- the murB gene encoding UDP-N-acetylmuramate dehydrogenase — protein MIHLDCDVSTVRGDVHFDYRLARCNSWRVGGAGDCFFAPLDADDLARFLADCAADHPVTCLGLGSNVLIRDGGVRGIVISMRKGFDRIEQVAPGRVRAGAGATCAQLARTCADAGLEGLEFMAGIPGTVGGALCMNAGAFGGETWRDVALAETVDRGGVRRKRPRADFAVGYRRVKMPGEEWFTGAEFALRAGASRASLRARLKELLRERNRSQPVGAASCGSVFRNPENDHAARLIEQCGLKSCAVGGAEVSAMHANFIVNRGDATAADIERLIERVRDTVERDTGVRLQPEVRIIGEKA, from the coding sequence GTGATTCATCTTGACTGCGATGTGTCCACCGTGCGCGGCGATGTGCATTTTGACTACCGCCTGGCGCGCTGCAACTCGTGGCGCGTCGGCGGCGCCGGCGACTGCTTCTTCGCGCCGCTTGACGCCGACGACCTCGCGCGCTTTCTGGCCGACTGCGCCGCCGACCATCCGGTGACCTGTTTGGGGCTGGGCAGCAATGTGCTGATACGCGACGGCGGCGTGCGCGGCATTGTCATTTCAATGCGAAAGGGTTTCGACCGGATTGAACAGGTCGCGCCGGGGCGCGTTCGCGCGGGCGCAGGCGCGACTTGCGCGCAACTGGCGCGCACCTGCGCCGACGCCGGACTGGAGGGGCTGGAATTCATGGCCGGCATTCCGGGCACGGTCGGCGGCGCGCTGTGCATGAACGCCGGCGCGTTCGGCGGCGAGACCTGGCGCGATGTCGCGCTGGCCGAGACCGTGGACCGCGGCGGCGTGCGCCGCAAGCGCCCGCGCGCGGACTTCGCCGTCGGTTACCGCCGCGTCAAGATGCCGGGCGAGGAATGGTTCACCGGCGCCGAGTTCGCATTGCGCGCGGGCGCGTCGCGCGCGTCGCTGCGCGCGCGCCTGAAAGAGTTGCTGCGCGAGCGCAACCGCAGCCAGCCGGTCGGCGCCGCCAGTTGCGGCTCGGTGTTCAGAAACCCGGAAAACGACCACGCCGCGCGGCTGATAGAGCAGTGCGGCCTGAAGTCCTGCGCCGTCGGCGGCGCCGAGGTGTCGGCGATGCACGCCAACTTCATCGTCAACCGCGGTGACGCGACCGCCGCCGACATTGAACGCCTGATTGAGCGCGTGCGCGACACCGTCGAGCGCGACACCGGCGTGCGCTTGCAGCCGGAAGTCCGCATCATCGGGGAGAAGGCGTGA
- a CDS encoding D-alanine--D-alanine ligase, giving the protein MAAREFGRVGVLMGGWSSERDISLQTGAAVAAALARGGVDAVSFDVTRASAARIGGAGFNRVFIALHGRGGEDGAIQGLLETFGIPYTGSGILASALAMNKLVTRRLWGEHALPMPAFTEAREDDDYERLSAKLGPVFALKPACEGSSIGVGKVSGAAQWPGAWRAASACGGPVIAETWIDGDEYAVALLGARMLAPIHLEPAREFYDFTAKYEDDATGYHCPCGLPAQDMERLQALCLRACDVLGVTGWARVDVIRDGGGEFRLLEANTVPGMTGHSLVPMAAAAEGINFDDLALAILQTAPDARAEGGGA; this is encoded by the coding sequence ATGGCGGCACGGGAGTTCGGGCGCGTCGGCGTGCTGATGGGCGGCTGGTCGTCGGAGCGCGATATTTCGCTGCAAACCGGCGCCGCCGTCGCCGCGGCGCTGGCGCGCGGCGGCGTGGATGCGGTGTCTTTTGATGTGACGCGCGCGTCGGCGGCGCGCATCGGCGGCGCCGGTTTCAACCGCGTCTTCATCGCGCTGCACGGGCGCGGCGGCGAGGACGGCGCGATACAGGGCCTGCTGGAGACCTTCGGCATTCCGTACACCGGCAGCGGCATTCTGGCGTCGGCGCTGGCGATGAACAAACTCGTCACCCGGCGGTTGTGGGGCGAACACGCGCTGCCGATGCCGGCCTTCACCGAGGCGCGTGAAGACGACGACTACGAACGCCTGAGCGCAAAGTTGGGGCCGGTGTTCGCGCTGAAACCGGCGTGCGAGGGGTCAAGCATCGGCGTCGGCAAGGTTTCCGGCGCGGCGCAGTGGCCGGGCGCCTGGCGCGCGGCGTCGGCCTGCGGCGGCCCGGTCATCGCCGAGACCTGGATTGACGGCGACGAATACGCGGTCGCGCTGCTCGGCGCGCGGATGCTGGCGCCGATTCACCTGGAGCCGGCGCGCGAGTTCTACGACTTCACCGCCAAGTACGAAGACGACGCGACCGGTTACCACTGCCCGTGCGGACTGCCGGCGCAAGACATGGAACGGTTGCAGGCGCTGTGCCTGCGCGCCTGCGATGTGCTCGGCGTGACGGGCTGGGCGCGCGTGGATGTGATACGCGACGGTGGCGGCGAGTTCCGCCTGCTTGAGGCCAACACGGTGCCCGGCATGACCGGCCACAGCCTGGTGCCGATGGCCGCCGCCGCCGAAGGCATCAACTTTGACGATTTGGCGCTGGCCATTCTGCAAACCGCGCCCGACGCGCGCGCCGAAGGCGGGGGCGCGTGA
- a CDS encoding cell division protein FtsQ/DivIB — MLRLEWLIAAALVAAVVTAAAVSRPDWGDFVSAKVGLVRLEGDYRHLDRFRVERIFERLYELRLFAVDLHAVERAFEDIPWVRHATVRRIWPATLQVELEEYEAVAYWGRDALLSTDGEIFTPPLSKRRELPLFEAPPGRERAVLAFYRGLAPELEAVGARIAALREDERRSWSVQLAGGPHLTLGRSDLAGRVRRFIGARRAGFAGFTAGACVDLRYADGFALRERGERPC; from the coding sequence GTGCTACGCCTTGAATGGCTGATTGCGGCGGCGCTGGTGGCGGCGGTTGTCACCGCGGCGGCGGTGTCGCGCCCCGACTGGGGCGACTTTGTGTCGGCCAAGGTCGGCCTCGTGCGGCTGGAGGGCGACTACCGCCATCTGGACCGCTTCCGGGTCGAGAGAATCTTCGAGCGTTTGTATGAACTGCGGCTGTTCGCGGTGGATTTGCACGCGGTCGAGCGCGCGTTCGAGGACATTCCGTGGGTGCGCCACGCGACCGTGCGCCGCATCTGGCCGGCGACGCTGCAAGTGGAACTGGAGGAATACGAAGCCGTCGCCTACTGGGGGCGCGACGCGCTGCTGAGCACCGACGGCGAAATCTTCACGCCGCCGCTGTCGAAGCGCCGCGAGTTGCCGCTGTTTGAGGCGCCGCCGGGGCGCGAGCGCGCGGTGCTGGCGTTCTACCGCGGCCTCGCGCCGGAACTGGAAGCCGTCGGCGCGCGGATTGCGGCGCTGCGCGAAGACGAGCGGCGTTCGTGGAGCGTGCAACTGGCCGGCGGCCCGCACCTGACTTTGGGGCGTTCGGACCTGGCCGGGCGCGTGCGCCGCTTCATCGGCGCGCGGCGCGCCGGTTTCGCCGGGTTCACCGCCGGCGCCTGCGTTGACCTGCGCTACGCCGACGGTTTCGCGCTGCGCGAGCGCGGGGAGCGGCCATGCTGA
- the ftsA gene encoding cell division protein FtsA codes for MLTALDIGTSKVAVIVGDVVGDDIEIRSVGSCLSNGMKKGVVINIEEMVDSIRRAVEEAELMAECKVSSVYVGVAGSHIQSLNCHGAAPIRDGEVSRADIANAIETAQAIQIAGDQQVLHVLPRDFTIDGEQGIKDPIGMSGYRLEATVHLITGGAHPIQNIAKCVRRCGLEVESFVLEPIASSLAVLTPDERELGVCLVDIGGGTTDIAVFTRGAVVHTAVIPIAGDHVTNDIAVTLRTPTKSAEEIKLKYGFALKRCADESETVEVPGLSAERPATRIRRQMLAEIIEPRYEELFSLVRRELERHHFGDVVVSGIVLTGGSAKLEGVAELAESVFQMPVRIGRPAAVEGFPSISRDPVHATGLGLLRYAADMGSGGDAEQLRGGRLKNIWLRAKAWLQENF; via the coding sequence ATGCTGACGGCGCTTGACATCGGCACCAGCAAGGTCGCCGTCATCGTCGGCGATGTCGTCGGCGACGACATCGAGATCCGGTCGGTCGGTTCGTGCCTGTCGAACGGCATGAAGAAGGGCGTCGTCATCAACATCGAGGAGATGGTGGACTCCATCCGCCGCGCCGTCGAGGAGGCCGAGTTGATGGCCGAGTGCAAGGTGTCGTCGGTCTATGTCGGCGTCGCCGGCAGCCACATACAAAGCCTCAACTGCCACGGCGCCGCGCCGATACGCGACGGCGAGGTCAGCCGCGCCGACATCGCCAACGCCATCGAGACCGCGCAGGCGATACAGATCGCCGGCGACCAGCAGGTGCTGCATGTGCTGCCGCGCGACTTCACGATAGACGGCGAGCAGGGCATCAAGGACCCGATCGGCATGTCGGGCTACCGCCTGGAGGCGACCGTGCACCTGATCACCGGCGGCGCCCACCCGATACAGAACATCGCCAAGTGCGTGCGCCGCTGCGGGCTTGAGGTCGAGAGTTTCGTGCTCGAGCCGATTGCGTCGAGCCTCGCGGTGCTGACGCCGGACGAGCGCGAACTCGGCGTGTGTCTTGTGGACATCGGCGGCGGCACCACCGACATCGCGGTTTTCACGCGCGGCGCGGTCGTGCACACGGCGGTCATCCCGATTGCCGGCGACCATGTGACGAACGACATCGCCGTCACGCTGCGCACGCCGACGAAAAGCGCCGAGGAAATCAAGTTGAAATACGGCTTCGCGCTGAAACGCTGCGCCGATGAAAGCGAGACCGTCGAGGTGCCGGGCCTGTCGGCGGAGAGGCCGGCGACGCGCATCCGGCGGCAGATGCTGGCCGAGATCATCGAGCCGCGCTACGAGGAGTTGTTCTCGCTGGTGCGGCGCGAACTGGAGCGCCATCATTTCGGCGATGTCGTGGTGTCCGGCATCGTGCTGACCGGCGGCAGCGCCAAACTCGAGGGCGTCGCCGAACTGGCCGAGAGCGTTTTCCAGATGCCGGTGCGCATCGGGCGCCCGGCGGCGGTCGAGGGTTTTCCGTCCATCTCGCGCGACCCGGTGCACGCCACCGGGCTGGGGCTGCTGCGCTACGCCGCCGACATGGGCTCCGGCGGCGACGCCGAACAGTTGCGCGGCGGGCGCCTGAAGAACATCTGGCTCAGGGCGAAAGCCTGGCTACAGGAGAATTTCTAA